Genomic window (Paucidesulfovibrio gracilis DSM 16080):
TTCCTGTTCCAGGTCACAAATTTGTGGAATCCGTTGTTCAAGGATGCCAAATTCGGGACTCCATACTGCGGGAGTTGCGTTTTCCTGGACGGAACGCAGGGCTTCATTCGCTGCTTTAGTCCATGAATCCAGCTCGTTGAGAAAGCGTGCCTCCCGGCCTGATTCGCGAATCGCCAGACCGGCCCCTGCCAGGCCAAGGGTCAGACACACCCCGCCGGACAGGAATATTGTCCAAGGGGGGATTGACAAAAATGTGGAGCCTATTCCGGGGATGAGAAGCGATATCCCGGCCAAAAGGAGCGGAAAGGCGGTTAGGAATGCGGCAAATGTGGATCTGCGAAATTTCAACGTGGACCTCCAGGCGTTATTGAACCCAGCGAAAGAAGCAAAATCCGGACCGAATGTGACCAGTAATATCCTTTTTCCTATTGAATACGAGTTGTTACGGCTGTTCCAGGAGACTGAAAATCCCCCCTTAACTTCGTGGGGGCTTTAGGGTATGCATGGGGGTTCCCGGCTGTCGGCGCATTTTGGGCGCTGATGCCGGGCAAATCGTTTGCGAGGAAACACAATGCCGCTTTGCACCATAGAAGAAGCAATTGAGGACATTCGCGCCGGACGCATGGTCATCATGGTGGATGACGAGGACCGCGAAAACGAGGGGGATCTTGTCTGCGCTGCGGAAAAGGTCACGCCCGAGATCATCAACTTTATGGCCAAGGAAGGCCGGGGGCTGATCTGTCTGGCCATGGCCCCGGAGCTGGTGGACCGGCTCAATCTTCCGCTCATGACCCAGTCCAACAAGTCCCAGTTCGGTACGAACTTCACCCTCTCCATTGAGGCGGCTGAAGGCGTGACCACGGGCATCAGCGCGTTTGACCGCGCCCACACCGTGCTCACGGCCGTGGACGACGGCGTGCAGCCCCAGGACATCGTGACCCCGGGCCACGTCTTTCCCTTGCGCGCCCGCGAGGGCGGCACCCTGGTGCGCGCCGGCCAGACCGAAGGCAGCGTGGACCTGGCCGGACTGGCTGGCATGAAGCCCGCGGGCGTGATCTGCGAAATCATGAATGACGACGGTTCCATGTCCCGCATGAACGATCTGGAGCCTTTTGCCGAAAAGCACGGTCTTAAAATTTGCGCGGTCAAGGATCTCATCGCCTACCGCATGCGTTTTGGCGGCGGCACCGTGAGCAAGACCGCCGAGGCGGACCTGCCCACCCGCTACGGCCATTTCCGCACCGTGGCCTTCCACTGCGAGGCCGACGGCAAAACACACATCGCCCTGGTCAAGGGGGACATCACCCCCGAGGATCCGGTGCTGGTTCGCGTGCATTCCGAGTGCCTCACCGGAGACGTGTTCGGCTCCATGCGCTGCGACTGCGGCAACCAGCTGGCCGATGCCATGTGCATGATCGAGCGCGAGGGCAAGGGCGTGGTGCTCTACATGCGTCAGGAGGGCCGGGGCATCGGCCTGGGCAACAAGATCCGCGCCTACCACTTGCAGGACGAAGGCCTGGACACCGTTGAGGCCAACCAGCGTCTGGGCTTTCCACCGGACATGCGCGACTACGGCACTGGTGCGCAAATCCTCGTGGCCCTTGGTGTTTCCAAGATGCGGCTCATGACCAACAACCCCAAGAAAATGGTTGGACTGGAAGGCTACGGCCTGGAAGTCGTGGAGCGCGTCCCCATTGAAACCGGCGCCTGCGCCTACAACATGGGCTATCTGCGCACCAAGAAGGACAAGATGGGCCACATGCTGCATCTTGACGAAAAAGCCGACGGCTGATGGGGCGTTAAAAAAAATACCAGACGGACGGTTGAACAATGGCGGGAAGCCGGATACCGAAATGAGCCGGACCACAGCGCGGACGCGACGCGCAGGCCGGTACGTTGCGGAAGTGTTGCCCGGATCGCTGTTTTTGAACCGTTTGTGAAACATTTCGGAGGATTCCATGCCGCATATTCAAACCATCGAAGGACGCCTGGAAGCCAAGGGCGTGAAAGTGGCCCTGGTGGCCGCCCGCTTTAATGACTTCATCGTGGACCGTCTCGTTTCCGGGGCCGTGGACTACCTGACCCGCCACGGCATGGACCGCGAGGACATGACCCTGGTGCGCCTGCCCGGTGCCTTTGAAATGCCCGTGGTGGTGCGCAAGCTGGCCCAGAGCGGCAAGTACGACGGCATCATCTGCCTCGGTGCCGTGATCCGCGGTTCCACTCCCCATTTTGATTTCGTGGCCAATGAATGCGCCAAGGGACTGGCCCAGGTGAGCCTGGAGACCAATTTGCCCGTGGGCTTCGGCGTGCTCACCTGCGACACCCTGGAGCAGGCCATCGAGCGTGCCGGTTCCAAGGCTGGCAACAAGGGCGTGGAAGCGGCTTCGGCCGTGCTTGAAACCATTCGCGTGATGGAGCAGTTGTAAACGAATGATGGACGACTTCAAGGCTCCGCGCAAAGGCGCGGGGAACAGACGCAAGAGCAACCGCCGCACCGGGCGGATGCTTGCGTTCCAGGTGCTCTTTGCCCAGAGTTTTACCGCATCCGAGGATGTTTCCGCCCTGGAACGGGACTTTGCCGAGAATCCGGCGGTCCTGGCCGTGGAAAATGAAAGCGTGAGCGAGTTCGCCCACGACCTGGTCCTGGGCGTGTATTGCCGGGCCAGGCAGTTGGACGAGATCGTGAACCGCTACTCCAAGCATTGGAAGCTGGAACGCATCGCCAAGGTGGAATTGACCATTCTGCGGTTGGCACTGTTTGAGATGCTGTTTACCGAACTGCCGTTGAAGGTGGCCATCAACGAGGCCATTGAGCTTTCCAAGGAGTTCGGGGACGGTAATTCCCGTAATTTCATCAATGGAATCCTGGACGCCGCGGCCCGCGCCGTGGAAAGCGGCGACCTGGGTCAGCACAAGACATTCTAGAAGGAAACGCGCATGCCCCTGGGAAAATACGAACCGGAAGCCGTGGAAAAGAAATGGCAGAAGACCTGGAGCGAAAACGGCTGCTTCGAAGTGCGGACCGAGCCTGACCGGGAAAAGTATTATGTCCTAGAAATGTTCCCCTACCCTTCGGGGAAGATTCACATGGGCCATGTGCGCAACTATTCCATCGGCGACGTGGTGGCCCGCTACAAGCGGATGCAGGGCTGCAACGTGCTGCATCCCATGGGCTGGGACGCCTTTGGCATGCCCGCGGAAAACGCGGCCATCAAGCACAACACCCACCCCGCCAAGTGGACCTATTCCAACATCGACGAGATGCGCGAGCAGCTCAAGCGGCTCGGATATTCCTATGATTGGAAGCGCGAGCTGGCCACCTGTCGTCCTGAATACTACCGCTGGGAACAGCTCTTTTTCCTCAAGTTCATGGAAAAAGGACTGCTCTACCGCAAGAACGCCATGCAGAACTGGTGCGACACCTGTCAGACCGTACTGGCCAACGAGCAGGTGGAGGACGGCAAATGCTGGCGTTGCGACAGCCCCGTAATCCAGAAAGAGCTGGAACAATGGTTCCTGCGCATCACGGACTACGCGGATGAGCTGCTGGAATGGTTGGACAAGATGAAGGAAAAGTGGCCCGATTCGGTCCTGACCATGCAGTCCAACTGGATCGGCAAGAGCTACGGCGCGGAACTGACCTTTGGCATCAAGGGCAGCGATGAGACCGTGGACGTGTTCACCACCCGGCCCGACACCCTGTTCGGCGCCACCTTCATGAGCCTGGCCGCCGAACATCCCCTGGTGGAAAAGCTCATCAGCGGCACGGATCGGGCCGACGAAGTGCGCGCCTTTGTGGAAAAATGCGTGAACATGGACAAGTTCCACCGCGCGGCTGACGATACGGAAAAAGAGGGCGTGTTCACGGGTGCCTACTGCATCAACCCGGTCACCGGCCAGGAAATGCCCATCTACGTGGCCAACTTCGTGCTCATGGGCTACGGCACCGGCGCGGTCATGGCTGTACCCGCTCACGACCAGCGCGACTTTGACTTTGCCCGCAAGTATGACCTGCCCATGCAGGTGGTCATCCGGCCCGAGGAGAGCGAACTGGAGCCGGAAACCATGACCGAGGCCTACACCGAACCGGGCGTGCTGGTGAACTCCGCGCCCTTTGACGGCCTGCCCAATGAGGAAGCCAAAAAGCGCATCGTGGAGCACCTGGACGAAAAAGGTCTGGGCCGCATGACCGTGAACTTCCGCCTGCGCGACTGGAACATTTCCCGACAGCGGTATTGGGGCGCGCCCATCCCTGTGATCCACTGCCCCGAGTGCGGCATGGTGCCCGTACCCGAGGACCAGCTCCCCGTGACGCTGCCCGAGGACGCGGCCCTGCGCGAGGACGGCAAGTCCCCGCTGCCCTTCCTGGAGGACTGGGTCAACGTACCCTGCCCCACGTGCGGCAAACCGGCCCGGCGCGAGACCGACACCCTGGACACCTTTGTGGAGTCCTCCTGGTACTTCCTGCGCTACACGGATGCGCGCATCGACACCGCTCCCTTCGATCCCGAAGCCGTGGACTATTGGATGCCCGTGGACCAATATATCGGCGGCATTGAGCACGCCATTTTGCACCTGCTCTACGCCCGCTTCTTCACCAAGGTGCTGCGGGACGAAGAGTTGATCACTGCCGACGAACCGTTCGAGCATCTGCTCACCCAGGGCATGGTGGTGCTGGACGGGGCCAAGATGTCCAAGTCCAAGGGCAATGTGGTGGACCCCGGTGCCATGATCGCCAAGTACGGCGCCGACGCCACCCGGCTCTTCATTCTTTTTGCGGCCCCGCCGGAAAAGGAACTGGAGTGGTCCGACCGTGGCATCGACGGTTCGTTCCGTTTCATCGGCCGCCTCTGGCGGCTGGCCGAGGAATTGGAAGGCGGCCTGATCTGCGTGCGGCCCTGCCACCCTGCGGAGGGTGACCTGTCCGAGGCGGTCAAGCGCATGCGCCGCAAGGAGCACGACACCGTGCGCCGCGTGACCCGAAGCATTGAAAACAGCTTCCAGTTCAATACCGCCATTGCCGCCATCATGGAGTTGGTCAACGAAATGTACCAGCTCAAGGATACGCTCAAAGCCGACGAACAGGGCCGTTGCTATCTCTCTTCCGCCCTGGCCACGGCCGTGACCCTGCTTTCGCCCATGGCTCCGCACGTGTGTGAGGAGATCTGGGAGGCCATCGGTCATCAGGGTGTGGTTTCCGAGCAGCCCTGGCCCGAGTATGACGAAGCCGCCCTGGTCACCGAGGAGGTCACGGTGGTGGCCCAGGTGAACGGCAAGGTGCGCGGCAAAATCACCGTTGCCCGGGATGCGGACGAAGAATCCGTCAAGGCCGCGTGCATGGCCGTGGAAAACGTGGCCCGGTATCTGGAAGACAAGACCGTGGTCAAGGTCGTGGTCGTGCCTGGCAAGCTCGTGAACATCGTGGTCCGATAGCCGCTCGGCAGCGGGGATTTTTCCCGGCCGCAGCGCATCCCGCCGCAAACCGCGCCTTGCCTGCCGAATAGCGCGGAAGGCTCGCCAAAGGACGATCTTGGCGGGCCGTGGCGGGAAGGCCTTGCCTGGAATCGATGGGAATGCGATATGCAGCGCAGCCTCTGGGCGGTGTGCCGCTTGGGGGTTCGAAGGGTTCTGCGGCCCGCCAACGTCTGGAGGTGGCATGTTTCGCAAGCAGTGGACGGCCCTGGTGCCGACGATCCTTCTTTTCGTATCCCTGGCGGGATGCGGCTACCATCTGGCTGCCAACGGTCCGGTCGCCCTGGACCAGGACCAGCGTTCCCTGTTCATGGAACGCGTGGATAACCCTACGTTGCAAACCTGGCTCGGTCCGCGTCTGCGCTCCGTGTTGCGCGACGAGCTGACGCGCCGGGGCTGGACCCGCTGGACCTCCCGCGCCCAGGCGGATCTGCTGGTGCGCGTGGTCATTGACCGCTATTCCCGCTCCTCCAAGGTGCGGGATGCGGATGACGACACCCTGCGCTATTCCGCCAGCATCACCATGCGTGTGGACATGGTCTCCCGGGCCACGGACACGGTGGTCTGGAGTTCGGGAACCATTGCCGAGAGCGAGAGTTATTTCGGCAATTCCACCACCGCGGCGGACATGGAGGTCACGGAGTTGGCCGTGCGCCGGGCCGTGGACCGACTCACCCAGGGGTATTGAGCCGTGGCCGGGCCGGACGTTCTTTTCCTGGTCTGCCCCGACGGTCAGCTCATGGCCCGTCGGATCGAGCAGCAGCTACAACAGACCCCGGACCATGAACGCAAGGTCTATTGGGGGGACGATGATCCGCCCCTGCCGGAATCCTTTTGGCAGGATCTGACCATCCAAAATTTATTTGCCACGCCCAAGGTCGTGGTGTTGCGACGCGCCCATTTGCTCAAGGCCGCGGATTGGGATCGCCTGGCCGATGCCCTGGCCGCCAAACCGTCCAGCGTGCTGCCGGTGTTTTGCCTGGAAGGGGAGTGGAAGAAAAAAGCGCCCGTGCCTGCGGCCCTGGCCCGCCGTCCACTCTGGAAGGCCGCTTCCAAGCGTGGCTGGGTGTGGGAGCAACCCGGGTTGAATCCTCGGACATTGGGTGATTTTGTGGGGCAATGGGCCGAAGAGCGGGGTCTCAAACTGGCGCGGGGCGCGCAACAGACGCTGGCCCAGGCCTTGCCGTGCGATGCGCGCGCGGCCACATTGGAGCTGGAGAAGATTGAACTGGCCGTGGGTGACGATACGATCGTCAAGCCGGAATTGGCCGCGCTCATCGCCACGGACCGGGAGATGGATTTTTTCGCCTTTACTGACGCCCTGAGTCAGGGGGGCGACCCCGTGGCCGTGTGGGAGCGGGTGTTGCGGGATCAGCGCAAGCAATCCAAGGAACAGATGCTTTTTCCTTTGCTCGGCTCTCTGGCGCGCGAGGCGCGTATCCTTGGCTTGATCCTGGCCGGGGAAGAACAGCGGGCCAAGGTCCATCCCTTTGTTGTCAAGAAAAAGACGCCCCTGGCGCAACGGCTCGGACCCCGTGGCGTGGCCGTGTTGTTCGACCTGTGCATGGCCGCGGAACAGGGCGTCAAGTCCGGGGAACGCCGTCCGGATCAGGCGCTGGAAAAGCTGGTGGCCGACCTGACCCGGCTCTATGGGCATTGATCCTCTTCTGTTTCTCCCCCCTCGCATACCGTTGACCCGCCCCTCGGGTCTGGGGCAAGATGGCCGACGCTGAAAATAGTTGCCCCGCGGAAAAGGAATCACATGGAAAAACCCCATTATCATGGACATCGCCGTCGGCTGCGGGAGCGGTTGGCCCGTGAACCGCGCTCCCTGGCGGATTACGAGGTCTTGGAATTGCTGTTGGCGCGCACCTTGCCCCGGCAGGACACCAAACCGCTGGCCAAGGAATTGTTGGCCCGCTTCGGCACCCTGCGCGGCGTGCTCTATGCCCCGGACGCCCAACTCGCTGAGATCAAGGGATTTGGAGACGCGCTGCTCTCCTCCTGGGCCTTGTACCGGGAGGTTTGGGCGCGCATGAACGAGCCGAGCGCCTCGCGTCGGGAGGTGCTTGACGATCCGGATCGGGTGGCTGAGGGAGCCAAGGCCCGTTTCGGCACCAAGGGCGTGGAGGAATTCTGGGTGGCTCTGGTGGATAACCGCAATCGGGTGCGGGCCTGGGAATGCGTGAGCAAGGGTACCGTGGACCAGACCCAGGTCTACCCGCGGGAAGTGCTGGCCCTGGCGTTGCGGCACGAGGCCTCGGGTATGATTCTCGTGCATAACCATCCGGGCGGGGATCCTTCACCTTCGGACGAGGACATTCGCATGACCATGCGGATCAAGAGGGTGGCCCAGGAAATGGGTGTGCGCCTGTTGGACCATCTTGTGGTGGCCGAAGAGCGGCATTTCAGCTTTCAGGCGCAAGGGTTGCTCTAAGCGGAACCCCAGGGCGGGAAACGAGGGAGGAAGCCGAATGCGAACGTATCAGGCGGATGTTGACGGGCGTGTGCAGGGGGTATGCTTTCGGGCTTGGACCCGGGAGGTGGCGCGGATGCTGGGTGTGCGGGGGTATGTTCGCAACCGTGCCGACGGCCGTGTGCGCGTGGTGGCCCAGGGTGACGAGCAGGCGCTGGAACGTCTGGCCCGGGAGTTGCGCCGCGGCGCTCCCCTGGCCCGCGTGAGCGAGGTGCGCGAGGAGTACATCGAATCCGAAGAAGTTTTTAAAAATTTTGAAGTGCGTTATTAAATCACCCCCTTGTCATTGAGCCAGGACGTCTTATCAGGGATAATACTGGAAATACATTCCCGCATAGGAAACACTCTCCCTGTTCCGTGCCGAACATACGACTGAGAATCAAAGGACGACCCTTGAGCAAGAAGAAAAAAACACCCATCAAGCCCAAACGCCTGCGCCGGGTCAAAAGCGGGAGCCGTCCCGCGCCCGTAGACGCCCGGGAAGAGGCGGAGCGCCTGTTCAGCGGGGGCGAAGACCAGGGCGGCATTCCGGTGCAGGATATCACCGGGGGGCTTACCGAGCAGGATGAACGGGACATACCCGAAGTTCTGCCCGTGCTTGCCGTGCGAGATATCGTGGTTTTCAACTACATGATCCTTCCGCTGTACGTGGGCCGGGAAAAATCCGTCAAGGCCGTGGACGCGGCGCTTTCCGGCAAGCGGCATATCCTTATCCTCACCCAGCGCGACGAGTCCGTGGAAGACCCCGAAACCGAGGAATTGTATGAAGTGGGCACTGTGGCCACGGTCATGCGCATGCTCAAAATGCCGGACGGCCGGCTGAAGATCCTGGTGCAGGGGCTGGCTCGCGCCGAGGTGCGACGCTTCACGGGCAATGAGGAATACCACGAGGCGGAGATTCGGATCCTGCGCGAACAGGAGACCGAAAACAACGCGGAAACCGAAGCGCTGATGCGGTCCTCCCGCGAACAGAGCGAGCGCATTTTGACCCTGCGCGGCATCACGCCCCAGGACATCATGGCCGTGCTGAACAACGTGCATGAGCCGGGCCGCCTGGCCGACCTCATCGCCTCGAACCTGCGCATTACCGTGCCTGAGGCCCAGGACATCCTGGAGTGCCGCGAGCCTGTGGAACGCCTGCGCATGGCCGCCACGCAGCTGAGCAAAGAAGTGGAAGTGGCGCAAATGCAGAATAAGATCCAGAACATGGCCAAAGAGGGCATGGACCGGGCGCAGCGCGACTTTTATCTTCGGGAACAGCTTAAGGCCATCAAGCGGGAGCTGGGCGACAGCGATTCCGAAGGCGAGGAAATGGAGCAGCTGGCCCGGGCCATTGAGCGGGCGGGCATGCCCAAAGACGTGCGCAAGGAAGTCTACAAGCAGCTCAAGCGGCTGGAAGGCATGCACGCGGAATCCTCGGAAGCCACGGTCATCCGGACCTATTTGGATTGGATGATCGAATTGCCGTGGAAAAAGATTTCCCGCGATCGGCTGGACATCAAGGAGGCTGCGCGCATCCTGGACGAGGATCACTACGACCTGACCAAGGTCAAGGACCGCATCCTTGAATATCTTTCCGTGCGCAAGCTCAATCCCAAAATGAAGGGACCGATTCTTTGTTTCGTGGGACCGCCGGGCGTGGGCAAAACCTCGCTGGGCCGTTCCATTGCCCGCTCCCTGGGGCGTAAATTCCATCGCATGTCCCTGGGCGGCATGCGGGACGAAGCCGAGATCCGTGGCCACCGCCGGACCTACATCGGATCCATGCCGGGCCGCATTGTCCAGGCGCTGAAGCTCTGCGGCAAGCGCAACCCCGTGATCATGCTCGATGAAATCGACAAGCTCGGCTCGGATTTTCGGGGTGACCCGTCCTCGGCATTGCTAGAGGTGCTGGACCCGGAACAGAACAACAGCTTTACGGACCATTATCTGAATGTGCCGTTCGATCTGTCCAAGGTGATGTTCATCTGCACGGCCAACGTGCTGGACACCATCCCCCAGCCGTTGCTGGACCGCATGGAAGTGATCCGCATCCCCGGGTATACCGAGCAGGAAAAGGTTACCATTGCGGAGCGGTACATCGTTCCCCGCCAGGCCAAGGACAACGGTCTGAAAGAAGGGGAGCTGGAACTCGGCGAGGGCGTGCTCTCCCGCATCATCCGCGAATACACCAGCGAGGCCGGGCTACGGAACCTGGAACGCGAGGTGGGATCCGTGTGTCGCAAGATGGCCCGCAAAAAGGCCGAGGACGAGGCCGGACCCTATGTCGTGAGCACGGAGAATCTGCACACCATCCTCGGGGTGCCGCGGTTCCTTGAGGATGAAACCGAGCCGGATCTGCCTCCGGGCGTGGCCCTTGGATTGGCCTGGACCCCGGTGGGCGGCGAAACCCTGCATGTGGAAGTGACCACCATGCCCGGCAAGGGCAAGCTGCTGCTCACGGGCAAGCTGGGCGACGTCATGAAGGAATCGGCCCAGGCCGCGCTTTCCTTTGCCCGCGCCCATGCCGGGGAGTACGGCATTGATCCGTCGTTTACCGAAAATCGGGACATCCACGTACACGTGCCTGCCGGCGCCACGCCCAAGGACGGACCGTCCGCCGGCGTGACCCTGGTGACGGCGCTCATTTCCGCGCTCACAGAAACCCCGGTGCGGCCCGATCTGGTCATGACCGGCGAGATTTCGTTGCGCGGCCGGGTGCTGCCCGTGGGCGGCATCAAGGAAAAGATCCTCGCGGCCGTGGCCAAGGGCATGAAGCACGCCCTGATTCCGGCCCAGAACAATAAAGACTTGCAGGATATTCCTGAGGAACTGCGCAAGCGCATCCAGATTGAACTGGTGGAACGCGTGGAGGAAATCTGGCCCAAGGCCAAATCCGTATCCTGATACTGCTGTTACTGCGGACCATTCACAGCCCCTGCACGGAGTTACTCGTGCGGGGGCTGTTTTTTTATTGCAATCGTCGCGTAATCGTCACGCGATCGTAACAGGCAAAAGTGCAGGGTACGTACCATCCCGTCGATCCGGGGGGATGTGCGTCAATACAGTTGTTAAAGAGGGTCCCGATGTCCTTAAAGAAAAAAATGATGATTTTGTGCATGGCCGCCGGGCTGCTTCCCTTGCTGCTCATGGGTACCTACAGCGTGAACACGGCGGCCGGAAGCCTGCGAATACAGGCCATGGACCAATTGCGATCCGTGCGGGACGGCAAGCGCATTGCAATGGAAACCCTGGTGGATAAGTGGACCGCCGAGGTCGGCATCTATGCCGAGGTCAAGGAGGTCTACAACGCCCTGGGCATGCTGCGCATGTATGACGACTACGAAGACCCGGAATTTCTCGAAGACCACGCCTATGTCAGCCCCAGCTTTGCCCCGTTCGTGGAAACGCTCGGCTTTGAGGATGCCTTGCTGGCGGAGGATTACGGAAGCGTCTTATTTTCCTATAATCAATCTCCGCTGCGGGGCGTGGATCTGAAGGGCGAATCCTTTCGGGGAACCAATCTCGGGCGTGCGTTTGCCCGGGCATTGCAGGGGGAAATCGCCTTTGCGGACGTGGAACCGCTGGCCGTGTTGGACCATCGGCCCGTGGCGTTTGTGGCCGCGCCCGTGCATAGCCACACCGGAGACGTGCAGGGCGTGGCGCTGCTGCAACTCCCCTTGCGTGAGCTGGGACGGGCCATGCGCACCAGAACGGGCATGGGGGAGACCGGGGAAACCTATCTTGTGGGTACGGATCGGCTGATGCGTTCGGACACGCGCAATGATCCGGCCGGGCATAGTGTGCAGCAGTCCTTTGCGGACCCGGAAAACGGGCGGGTGGAAACCGA
Coding sequences:
- the lon gene encoding endopeptidase La, with the translated sequence MQDITGGLTEQDERDIPEVLPVLAVRDIVVFNYMILPLYVGREKSVKAVDAALSGKRHILILTQRDESVEDPETEELYEVGTVATVMRMLKMPDGRLKILVQGLARAEVRRFTGNEEYHEAEIRILREQETENNAETEALMRSSREQSERILTLRGITPQDIMAVLNNVHEPGRLADLIASNLRITVPEAQDILECREPVERLRMAATQLSKEVEVAQMQNKIQNMAKEGMDRAQRDFYLREQLKAIKRELGDSDSEGEEMEQLARAIERAGMPKDVRKEVYKQLKRLEGMHAESSEATVIRTYLDWMIELPWKKISRDRLDIKEAARILDEDHYDLTKVKDRILEYLSVRKLNPKMKGPILCFVGPPGVGKTSLGRSIARSLGRKFHRMSLGGMRDEAEIRGHRRTYIGSMPGRIVQALKLCGKRNPVIMLDEIDKLGSDFRGDPSSALLEVLDPEQNNSFTDHYLNVPFDLSKVMFICTANVLDTIPQPLLDRMEVIRIPGYTEQEKVTIAERYIVPRQAKDNGLKEGELELGEGVLSRIIREYTSEAGLRNLEREVGSVCRKMARKKAEDEAGPYVVSTENLHTILGVPRFLEDETEPDLPPGVALGLAWTPVGGETLHVEVTTMPGKGKLLLTGKLGDVMKESAQAALSFARAHAGEYGIDPSFTENRDIHVHVPAGATPKDGPSAGVTLVTALISALTETPVRPDLVMTGEISLRGRVLPVGGIKEKILAAVAKGMKHALIPAQNNKDLQDIPEELRKRIQIELVERVEEIWPKAKSVS
- the nusB gene encoding transcription antitermination factor NusB, with product MMDDFKAPRKGAGNRRKSNRRTGRMLAFQVLFAQSFTASEDVSALERDFAENPAVLAVENESVSEFAHDLVLGVYCRARQLDEIVNRYSKHWKLERIAKVELTILRLALFEMLFTELPLKVAINEAIELSKEFGDGNSRNFINGILDAAARAVESGDLGQHKTF
- the lptE gene encoding LPS assembly lipoprotein LptE, which encodes MFRKQWTALVPTILLFVSLAGCGYHLAANGPVALDQDQRSLFMERVDNPTLQTWLGPRLRSVLRDELTRRGWTRWTSRAQADLLVRVVIDRYSRSSKVRDADDDTLRYSASITMRVDMVSRATDTVVWSSGTIAESESYFGNSTTAADMEVTELAVRRAVDRLTQGY
- the holA gene encoding DNA polymerase III subunit delta, whose translation is MAGPDVLFLVCPDGQLMARRIEQQLQQTPDHERKVYWGDDDPPLPESFWQDLTIQNLFATPKVVVLRRAHLLKAADWDRLADALAAKPSSVLPVFCLEGEWKKKAPVPAALARRPLWKAASKRGWVWEQPGLNPRTLGDFVGQWAEERGLKLARGAQQTLAQALPCDARAATLELEKIELAVGDDTIVKPELAALIATDREMDFFAFTDALSQGGDPVAVWERVLRDQRKQSKEQMLFPLLGSLAREARILGLILAGEEQRAKVHPFVVKKKTPLAQRLGPRGVAVLFDLCMAAEQGVKSGERRPDQALEKLVADLTRLYGH
- the ribH gene encoding 6,7-dimethyl-8-ribityllumazine synthase, which codes for MPHIQTIEGRLEAKGVKVALVAARFNDFIVDRLVSGAVDYLTRHGMDREDMTLVRLPGAFEMPVVVRKLAQSGKYDGIICLGAVIRGSTPHFDFVANECAKGLAQVSLETNLPVGFGVLTCDTLEQAIERAGSKAGNKGVEAASAVLETIRVMEQL
- a CDS encoding acylphosphatase; its protein translation is MRTYQADVDGRVQGVCFRAWTREVARMLGVRGYVRNRADGRVRVVAQGDEQALERLARELRRGAPLARVSEVREEYIESEEVFKNFEVRY
- the leuS gene encoding leucine--tRNA ligase; the encoded protein is MPLGKYEPEAVEKKWQKTWSENGCFEVRTEPDREKYYVLEMFPYPSGKIHMGHVRNYSIGDVVARYKRMQGCNVLHPMGWDAFGMPAENAAIKHNTHPAKWTYSNIDEMREQLKRLGYSYDWKRELATCRPEYYRWEQLFFLKFMEKGLLYRKNAMQNWCDTCQTVLANEQVEDGKCWRCDSPVIQKELEQWFLRITDYADELLEWLDKMKEKWPDSVLTMQSNWIGKSYGAELTFGIKGSDETVDVFTTRPDTLFGATFMSLAAEHPLVEKLISGTDRADEVRAFVEKCVNMDKFHRAADDTEKEGVFTGAYCINPVTGQEMPIYVANFVLMGYGTGAVMAVPAHDQRDFDFARKYDLPMQVVIRPEESELEPETMTEAYTEPGVLVNSAPFDGLPNEEAKKRIVEHLDEKGLGRMTVNFRLRDWNISRQRYWGAPIPVIHCPECGMVPVPEDQLPVTLPEDAALREDGKSPLPFLEDWVNVPCPTCGKPARRETDTLDTFVESSWYFLRYTDARIDTAPFDPEAVDYWMPVDQYIGGIEHAILHLLYARFFTKVLRDEELITADEPFEHLLTQGMVVLDGAKMSKSKGNVVDPGAMIAKYGADATRLFILFAAPPEKELEWSDRGIDGSFRFIGRLWRLAEELEGGLICVRPCHPAEGDLSEAVKRMRRKEHDTVRRVTRSIENSFQFNTAIAAIMELVNEMYQLKDTLKADEQGRCYLSSALATAVTLLSPMAPHVCEEIWEAIGHQGVVSEQPWPEYDEAALVTEEVTVVAQVNGKVRGKITVARDADEESVKAACMAVENVARYLEDKTVVKVVVVPGKLVNIVVR
- a CDS encoding bifunctional 3,4-dihydroxy-2-butanone-4-phosphate synthase/GTP cyclohydrolase II; this translates as MPLCTIEEAIEDIRAGRMVIMVDDEDRENEGDLVCAAEKVTPEIINFMAKEGRGLICLAMAPELVDRLNLPLMTQSNKSQFGTNFTLSIEAAEGVTTGISAFDRAHTVLTAVDDGVQPQDIVTPGHVFPLRAREGGTLVRAGQTEGSVDLAGLAGMKPAGVICEIMNDDGSMSRMNDLEPFAEKHGLKICAVKDLIAYRMRFGGGTVSKTAEADLPTRYGHFRTVAFHCEADGKTHIALVKGDITPEDPVLVRVHSECLTGDVFGSMRCDCGNQLADAMCMIEREGKGVVLYMRQEGRGIGLGNKIRAYHLQDEGLDTVEANQRLGFPPDMRDYGTGAQILVALGVSKMRLMTNNPKKMVGLEGYGLEVVERVPIETGACAYNMGYLRTKKDKMGHMLHLDEKADG
- the radC gene encoding RadC family protein encodes the protein MEKPHYHGHRRRLRERLAREPRSLADYEVLELLLARTLPRQDTKPLAKELLARFGTLRGVLYAPDAQLAEIKGFGDALLSSWALYREVWARMNEPSASRREVLDDPDRVAEGAKARFGTKGVEEFWVALVDNRNRVRAWECVSKGTVDQTQVYPREVLALALRHEASGMILVHNHPGGDPSPSDEDIRMTMRIKRVAQEMGVRLLDHLVVAEERHFSFQAQGLL